Below is a genomic region from Flavobacterium ginsengisoli.
AATCAAATAGGTATTGAAAACTACATCTTTTTGAGTGTTGTACTTTTCTGTATTGGAATTTTTGGTGTATTGTACAGACGAAATGCTATTATCGTTTTCATGTCTATCGAAATTATGTTGAATGCGGTAAACCTTTTATTTGTTGCTTTTTCAACTTATCATCAAGATGCACAAGGACAAGTTTTTGTGTTCTTCTCGATGGCGGTTGCTGCAGCCGAAGTTGCGGTAGGATTGGCCATTTTAGTTTCTATCTTTAGAAATATCGGATCAATCAGTATCGATAATTTAAAAAATTTAAAAGGATAATCAGAAATGGATACCAATTTAGCTTTAATTTTAGTTTTAACTCCTTTACTAGGATTTCTAGTAAATGTCTTTTTTGGAAAAAGCTTAGGCAAAACAGTTTCTGGTGCAATCGGAACTATTGCTGTAGCAATTTCTTTTGTAGTTTCTCTTTTACTTTTTAATCAAATAACTTCAACTGGAAAAGGAATTGAAGTTACTTTAT
It encodes:
- the nuoK gene encoding NADH-quinone oxidoreductase subunit NuoK; its protein translation is MGNILNQIGIENYIFLSVVLFCIGIFGVLYRRNAIIVFMSIEIMLNAVNLLFVAFSTYHQDAQGQVFVFFSMAVAAAEVAVGLAILVSIFRNIGSISIDNLKNLKG